Proteins from a single region of Cystobacter fuscus DSM 2262:
- a CDS encoding aldo/keto reductase — translation MNRREFLEATLALMLSSEALAANKAPASRDVPRRKLGRTGEQVSCIGLGGAHIGGQKEEAESIRIIRSALDAGINFLDNCWDYHGGQSEVRMGKALQDGYRNKAFLMTKIDGRDKKTAAAQIDESLKRLRTDHLDLLQLHEVIHQDDPQRTFAAGGALEAMEEARKVGKARFLGFTGHKSPAMHLSMLEAASKHGFRFDAVQLPLNVMDAHFDSFEKRVLPVLVKEEIGVLGMKSLGGTFILESKTVSAPECLRYSLSLPVSVVITGMDSMARVEQALKVARGFKPYTEKEIQALLARTEKAAQAGAFEKYKVSTHFDGTTKHPEWMG, via the coding sequence ATGAACCGCAGAGAATTCCTGGAGGCCACGCTCGCGCTGATGTTGTCCTCGGAGGCCCTGGCCGCGAACAAGGCCCCGGCGTCGCGCGACGTGCCCCGCCGCAAGCTCGGCCGCACGGGCGAGCAGGTGTCGTGCATTGGCCTCGGGGGCGCGCACATCGGCGGGCAGAAGGAGGAAGCCGAGAGCATTCGCATCATCCGGAGCGCGCTCGACGCGGGGATCAACTTCCTGGACAACTGCTGGGACTACCACGGCGGGCAGAGCGAAGTGCGCATGGGCAAGGCGCTCCAGGATGGCTATCGGAACAAGGCCTTCCTGATGACGAAGATCGACGGCCGGGACAAGAAGACGGCCGCGGCGCAGATCGACGAGTCGCTCAAGCGCCTGCGGACGGACCACCTGGATCTGCTGCAACTGCACGAGGTCATCCACCAGGATGATCCCCAGCGCACGTTCGCGGCCGGAGGCGCCCTCGAGGCCATGGAGGAGGCCCGCAAGGTGGGCAAGGCGCGCTTCCTGGGCTTCACCGGGCACAAGTCACCCGCCATGCACCTGAGCATGCTCGAGGCGGCGAGCAAGCACGGCTTCCGCTTCGACGCCGTGCAGCTGCCGCTCAACGTGATGGACGCACACTTCGACAGCTTCGAGAAGCGCGTGCTGCCCGTGCTCGTGAAGGAGGAGATCGGCGTGCTCGGGATGAAGTCGCTGGGTGGCACCTTCATCCTGGAGAGCAAGACGGTGAGCGCGCCGGAGTGTCTGCGCTACAGCCTGTCCTTGCCGGTGAGCGTGGTCATCACGGGCATGGACTCGATGGCGCGCGTGGAGCAGGCGCTCAAGGTGGCGCGGGGCTTCAAGCCCTACACGGAGAAGGAGATCCAGGCGCTGCTGGCGCGTACCGAGAAAGCCGCCCAGGCCGGCGCCTTCGAGAAGTACAAAGTCAGCACCCACTTCGACGGCACCACGAAGCACCCGGAGTGGATGGGCTGA
- a CDS encoding DODA-type extradiol aromatic ring-opening family dioxygenase: MSDESEDGVTRRTALVGGLAGAAGLATLAGSAERRAGSPGERMPVVFIPHGGGPWPFVELGFNDKPGFAALADYLRSLRSVPKTAPRALLVISAHWEEAVPTVMTSARPPMLYDYYGFPPASYEITWPAPGHPQLAERVRELLGAAGFPTATDSQRGYDHGTFVPLKLTYPDADMPTVQLSLKHGLDPAEHLAMGRALAPLRDEGVFIIGSGMSYHNLRAGFGPRTQPIAEAFDAWLRETATLEPKERDARLARWEQAPASRQSHPREEHLLPLMVIAGAAGADHGTVAYNGTFMGTRLSAIHFA; encoded by the coding sequence ATGAGTGACGAGAGCGAGGATGGAGTGACGCGGCGCACGGCGCTGGTGGGAGGGCTGGCCGGAGCGGCGGGGCTCGCCACGCTGGCGGGCTCGGCCGAACGGCGGGCGGGCTCCCCGGGCGAGCGCATGCCCGTCGTCTTCATTCCGCACGGCGGGGGTCCGTGGCCATTCGTCGAGCTGGGCTTCAACGACAAGCCGGGGTTCGCCGCCCTGGCGGACTACCTGCGGTCGCTGCGGAGCGTGCCAAAGACGGCGCCCCGGGCGCTGCTGGTCATCTCCGCGCACTGGGAGGAGGCGGTGCCCACGGTGATGACCAGCGCCCGTCCTCCCATGCTCTACGACTACTACGGCTTTCCGCCCGCCTCGTATGAGATCACCTGGCCCGCGCCCGGCCACCCCCAGCTCGCCGAGCGCGTGAGGGAGCTGCTCGGGGCGGCGGGCTTCCCGACGGCCACCGACTCCCAACGGGGCTATGACCACGGCACCTTCGTCCCGCTCAAGCTGACCTACCCGGACGCGGACATGCCCACGGTCCAGTTGTCGCTCAAGCACGGGCTGGATCCCGCGGAGCACCTGGCCATGGGGCGCGCGCTCGCACCGCTGCGCGACGAGGGCGTGTTCATCATCGGCAGCGGCATGTCGTACCACAACCTGCGCGCGGGCTTCGGTCCGCGCACCCAGCCCATCGCCGAGGCCTTCGACGCGTGGCTGCGCGAGACGGCCACCCTGGAGCCCAAGGAGCGGGATGCCCGGCTGGCTCGCTGGGAGCAGGCCCCCGCCAGCCGCCAGTCCCACCCCCGCGAGGAGCACCTGTTGCCCTTGATGGTCATCGCCGGGGCGGCGGGCGCGGATCACGGCACCGTCGCCTACAACGGGACCTTCATGGGCACGCGGCTGTCGGCGATCCACTTCGCCTGA
- a CDS encoding LysR family transcriptional regulator, with the protein MGTPDLNLLPLFVAVAETWSMSAAARKLGIPKSSVSRGVAALEASLGVQLFHRSTRKVALTTAGTAFYEKVRPVVATLRDITGGLPEQEAEPSGELRITSPMDMGLTFLAQLAAEFSARYPGIQLDIRPTNRTVDLVGEGFDAALRVSMKLTDSTLVARRLSGLESAIYAAPTYLARRGVPRSFTDVASHDWVAFTQWKRLPSPLVSPPSPRVVTDDLLFVHRAIREGLGLGLIPTFLARQDVTAGLLVRVLPTWALKAGSLFFVHPPTEHVPRKVAAFRDFLIAFIEANPLIASGD; encoded by the coding sequence ATGGGAACGCCCGACCTGAACCTCCTGCCGCTGTTCGTGGCGGTCGCCGAGACGTGGAGCATGTCCGCGGCGGCCCGGAAGCTGGGGATTCCGAAGTCCTCGGTGAGCCGGGGGGTCGCGGCGCTCGAGGCGTCGCTCGGCGTGCAGCTCTTCCACCGCAGCACGCGCAAGGTGGCGCTGACCACGGCGGGCACCGCGTTCTACGAGAAGGTGCGCCCCGTCGTCGCCACCCTGCGCGACATCACCGGGGGACTGCCCGAGCAGGAAGCGGAGCCGTCCGGAGAGCTGCGCATCACCTCGCCCATGGACATGGGGCTCACCTTCCTCGCCCAACTGGCCGCGGAGTTCTCCGCGCGCTACCCGGGCATCCAGCTCGACATCCGGCCCACCAACCGCACCGTGGACCTCGTGGGCGAGGGCTTCGACGCGGCCCTGCGCGTCTCCATGAAGCTCACCGACTCGACGCTCGTGGCCCGGAGGCTCAGTGGCCTGGAGAGCGCCATCTACGCGGCGCCCACCTACCTCGCGCGGCGAGGCGTCCCCCGCTCCTTCACGGACGTGGCCTCGCACGACTGGGTGGCCTTCACCCAGTGGAAGCGGTTGCCCTCGCCGCTCGTGTCTCCCCCGAGTCCACGCGTCGTCACCGATGATCTGCTGTTCGTGCACCGGGCGATCCGCGAGGGCCTGGGGCTCGGACTGATTCCCACCTTCCTGGCGCGGCAGGACGTGACGGCCGGATTGCTCGTCCGGGTGCTCCCCACATGGGCCCTCAAGGCGGGGAGCCTCTTCTTCGTCCACCCCCCCACCGAGCACGTGCCGCGCAAGGTCGCCGCCTTCCGCGACTTCCTCATCGCCTTCATCGAGGCCAATCCGCTGATCGCCAGCGGCGACTGA